A portion of the uncultured Draconibacterium sp. genome contains these proteins:
- a CDS encoding V-type ATP synthase subunit K: MTTAVILAYIGLAIMLIFSGIGSAVGVSKGGNATVGALKKQPDKFGSYLLLSALPGTQGLYGFAGFFIINSQGIITPEMTMLQGVAIMAAGLTLGFVGFFSALNQGSVTSNGIAGIGSGHDIFGKTMVLAVFPELYAIIAFAATFLISMNL, encoded by the coding sequence ATGACAACTGCAGTAATTTTAGCTTATATCGGTTTAGCAATAATGCTAATATTTTCAGGAATTGGGAGTGCCGTTGGTGTTTCGAAAGGAGGAAATGCAACGGTTGGCGCGCTAAAAAAGCAACCCGACAAATTTGGTAGTTATCTGTTATTAAGCGCTTTGCCCGGAACCCAGGGTTTATACGGTTTTGCCGGATTTTTCATTATTAACAGTCAGGGAATTATAACGCCTGAAATGACCATGTTACAGGGAGTGGCAATAATGGCTGCTGGTTTAACACTTGGTTTTGTTGGTTTTTTCTCGGCACTGAACCAGGGTAGTGTAACTTCAAATGGTATTGCAGGCATTGGATCGGGGCACGATATTTTTGGAAAGACGATGGTGCTAGCAGTATTTCCGGAATTGTATGCAATTATTGCTTTTGCGGCAACTTTTTTGATTAGTATGAATTTGTAA
- a CDS encoding ABC transporter permease — MSDVKRNLKLGWRNILKNKFFSFLNIGGVAIGIAVTTLILFWVVDELSFDKFNTNLGRMYQVYEHQIYSDGQDLHTGCTPFPLANELKQIYPEIENATTFTNLGGLPVKYETTEYKDISLTLADEEFMNIFSFELIEGDLNAIEAPDKILITPKIAQLFFPNESAIGKMLTIYGNYTFTVGAIIDYPKEHSSTQFDILASVKLAEQLGADLTRWGNNWPYTCLLLSEGTDANQLESKLTGFLQEKGQENTSIYLFPYAKRHLYTFSGENNRIQYIYQFLAIAIIIVLIASINFVNSSTASSETRRPEVGIRKVLGATKGNLTSQFFYEKGLMILISIVLGAILVLVFTPLFGQISDKQISLSLLGNKYLILMLVVMILTTLILSVAYPSLYISSFAPARVLKKAASKSANRISFRSLLVVVQFTLSIILIICTIAVNSQLKFINNYDLGYNQNNLVFINLDDATKTKHEALSASLKNISGVENLTKADKLPFWGGNSSWGYDWQGKDPENKVLICAMHVDREYFETLGISMAEGRSFSTVTDIIDNEENEFANEVILNQEAIRRMKMTDPVEKYFGRNGGDRGRIVGVAKDFHFESLRTGIEPMVMLPLNDNPDVLIMRIRPENFSQTLAAIKENWKAIIPDSNIEIGFFDQRLQQMYNSELRISGLFQYFSFVAIFIACIGLFGLSVFAIERKRKEIGIRKVNGSKVSQILAMLNKDFIKWVLISFVIASPLAWYVMSSWLQNFAYQTELHWWIFALAGILSIAIALLTVSVQSYKAATRNPVEALRYE, encoded by the coding sequence ATGTCAGACGTTAAACGCAACCTGAAACTGGGATGGCGAAACATCCTGAAAAACAAATTTTTCTCATTTTTAAATATCGGCGGAGTAGCCATTGGAATTGCAGTTACTACACTCATACTTTTTTGGGTAGTTGACGAACTTAGTTTCGATAAATTTAATACTAACCTCGGACGCATGTACCAGGTGTACGAACACCAGATTTATTCCGACGGACAGGATTTACACACCGGCTGCACCCCTTTTCCGCTGGCCAACGAATTAAAACAAATCTATCCTGAAATTGAAAATGCCACCACGTTTACTAATCTTGGCGGACTCCCGGTAAAATACGAAACTACTGAGTACAAAGACATCAGCCTTACACTGGCCGATGAAGAATTTATGAATATTTTCTCGTTCGAACTGATTGAAGGTGACTTAAATGCCATAGAGGCTCCTGATAAAATTTTGATTACACCGAAGATTGCTCAATTATTTTTTCCAAATGAATCGGCAATTGGGAAAATGCTGACCATTTACGGAAACTACACCTTTACGGTTGGAGCGATAATCGATTATCCAAAGGAACATTCATCAACACAATTTGATATTTTGGCTTCGGTAAAATTAGCGGAGCAACTTGGAGCCGATCTCACACGTTGGGGAAATAACTGGCCCTACACCTGCCTGCTTCTTTCTGAAGGCACCGATGCCAACCAGCTGGAAAGTAAACTCACCGGGTTTCTGCAAGAAAAGGGCCAGGAAAACACCTCCATTTACCTGTTTCCTTATGCCAAGCGCCATTTGTATACTTTTTCCGGCGAAAATAACCGCATCCAATACATTTATCAGTTTTTGGCCATTGCCATTATAATTGTACTTATCGCATCAATCAATTTTGTAAATTCTTCCACTGCCAGCTCCGAAACACGCCGGCCGGAAGTTGGAATACGAAAAGTATTGGGCGCCACCAAGGGCAATCTCACATCTCAGTTTTTTTACGAGAAAGGATTGATGATTTTAATTAGTATCGTTTTGGGAGCCATTTTGGTGCTCGTTTTTACTCCGCTCTTTGGTCAAATCTCCGATAAACAAATAAGTTTATCGTTACTTGGTAATAAGTACCTTATTTTAATGCTTGTTGTAATGATTCTTACAACACTGATCTTATCGGTAGCTTACCCGTCGTTGTATATTTCTTCGTTTGCCCCGGCACGGGTACTAAAAAAAGCGGCATCAAAAAGCGCCAACCGAATCAGTTTCAGAAGCCTGCTTGTTGTCGTTCAGTTTACACTTTCAATAATTCTGATTATTTGCACTATTGCTGTTAATTCGCAACTCAAATTCATTAACAATTACGATCTGGGCTACAACCAAAACAACCTGGTTTTCATTAACCTCGACGATGCCACAAAAACAAAACATGAAGCACTTTCTGCCTCGTTAAAGAATATTAGTGGGGTTGAAAATTTAACCAAAGCCGACAAGTTGCCGTTTTGGGGAGGAAACTCATCGTGGGGCTACGACTGGCAGGGAAAAGATCCGGAAAATAAAGTTTTGATTTGCGCCATGCATGTTGATCGGGAATATTTTGAAACACTTGGAATTTCGATGGCAGAAGGACGTAGTTTTTCAACAGTAACCGACATAATTGATAATGAAGAAAACGAATTTGCAAACGAAGTAATCCTCAACCAGGAAGCCATTCGCCGAATGAAAATGACCGATCCTGTAGAAAAATATTTTGGAAGAAACGGTGGCGACCGGGGACGAATTGTAGGCGTTGCCAAAGATTTCCATTTCGAGTCGTTGCGAACAGGAATTGAACCTATGGTTATGCTCCCGTTAAACGACAATCCCGATGTTTTAATTATGCGAATTCGGCCCGAAAATTTTAGTCAAACACTTGCAGCCATAAAAGAAAACTGGAAAGCGATCATTCCGGATTCCAATATTGAAATTGGCTTTTTTGATCAGCGTCTACAGCAAATGTACAATTCCGAACTTCGCATTTCCGGACTGTTCCAATACTTTTCGTTTGTGGCAATATTTATTGCTTGTATCGGATTATTCGGCTTGTCGGTTTTTGCCATCGAACGAAAAAGAAAAGAAATTGGCATTCGTAAAGTAAACGGGTCAAAAGTTTCTCAAATTCTGGCTATGCTCAACAAAGACTTCATCAAGTGGGTACTTATTTCGTTTGTAATTGCATCGCCATTGGCATGGTATGTAATGAGTAGCTGGTTGCAAAACTTTGCTTACCAAACCGAGCTTCACTGGTGGATTTTCGCGCTGGCAGGAATTCTTTCCATTGCCATTGCCCTGTTAACTGTTTCGGTACAGAGTTATAAAGCTGCAACCCGCAATCCTGTTGAGGCATTACGATACGAATAA
- a CDS encoding glycosyltransferase family 2 protein — translation MDISVVIPLFNEEESLPELAAWIKKVMEENNFSYEIMMIDDGSRDNSWKVVETLIKENPYIKGIKFRRNYGKSAALYCGFEAVQGDVVITMDADLQDSPDEIPELFRMIKEDGFDLVSGWKKKRFDPVLTKNIPSKLYNWTVRRMSGIKLHDMNCGLKAYRKQVIKSVEVYGEMHRYIPVLAKWAGYKNIGEKVVVHAERKYGVTKFGLERFVRGPLDLLSVMFISRFVKRPMHFFGILGALIFFVGFAAAGYLGVQKIIQLNHGIKGHLVTDSPYFYIALTSMIIGAQFFLAGFLGELVSRSSSERNKYQIDVKTFE, via the coding sequence ATGGATATTTCCGTAGTTATTCCCCTGTTTAATGAAGAGGAATCGCTTCCTGAACTGGCAGCGTGGATAAAAAAGGTGATGGAGGAAAATAATTTCTCGTATGAAATTATGATGATTGATGATGGAAGCCGCGACAATTCATGGAAAGTAGTTGAAACACTTATAAAAGAAAATCCTTATATAAAAGGAATAAAATTCAGACGCAATTACGGAAAGTCGGCTGCATTGTATTGCGGTTTCGAAGCCGTGCAGGGCGATGTGGTAATTACCATGGATGCCGATCTGCAGGATAGTCCCGATGAAATTCCGGAGTTATTCCGAATGATAAAAGAAGACGGTTTCGATTTGGTTTCAGGGTGGAAGAAAAAACGTTTTGATCCGGTTCTGACCAAAAATATTCCAAGCAAATTATACAACTGGACAGTTCGCAGAATGAGCGGCATTAAGCTGCACGATATGAATTGCGGATTGAAAGCATATCGTAAACAGGTAATAAAAAGTGTTGAAGTATACGGCGAAATGCATCGCTACATTCCGGTGTTGGCCAAATGGGCCGGCTACAAAAATATTGGCGAGAAAGTAGTGGTTCATGCCGAACGAAAATACGGTGTTACCAAATTTGGGCTTGAACGTTTTGTGCGTGGTCCACTCGATTTACTTTCGGTAATGTTTATTTCACGCTTTGTAAAACGCCCTATGCACTTTTTTGGCATTTTGGGAGCACTCATCTTTTTTGTTGGATTTGCAGCGGCAGGTTACCTCGGAGTTCAAAAAATCATTCAACTGAATCATGGAATAAAGGGGCATTTGGTTACCGACAGCCCGTATTTTTATATTGCTTTAACATCGATGATAATTGGAGCACAATTTTTTCTGGCCGGCTTCCTTGGCGAATTAGTTTCGAGAAGTTCGAGCGAGCGTAACAAATATCAGATTGATGTAAAGACATTTGAATAA
- a CDS encoding DUF4199 domain-containing protein, translated as MEQNSSPLLKSSLTYGIYVALISILLQVIIWAGGLMESMGMFGSAILGIVSIIISFVVLFIFTKNYRNKEFGGYISFAEAFKFAMLVSIVSTVILIIYTYIFHNFIAPDYLENLMASMQQKTMEFMESRGVPEASIDQALAQFEEVPSMAKTLRQSALSGLIGGAIISLIVAAIVKKKVEDSY; from the coding sequence ATGGAACAAAATTCTTCGCCACTACTAAAATCGTCGTTAACCTATGGTATTTATGTTGCACTAATTTCCATTTTATTACAGGTTATCATTTGGGCCGGCGGCCTGATGGAATCAATGGGAATGTTTGGTTCTGCAATTCTTGGAATTGTATCAATAATTATTTCATTTGTTGTACTATTTATTTTTACAAAGAATTATCGGAACAAAGAATTTGGCGGATACATTAGTTTTGCAGAGGCATTCAAGTTTGCCATGCTTGTTTCTATTGTATCAACTGTAATACTTATTATTTACACCTACATTTTCCATAATTTTATTGCACCGGATTACCTTGAAAATTTGATGGCATCAATGCAACAAAAAACGATGGAATTTATGGAAAGCCGAGGTGTTCCTGAAGCAAGTATCGACCAGGCGCTGGCTCAATTCGAGGAAGTTCCCTCAATGGCAAAAACGCTGCGCCAGTCTGCATTATCGGGGCTTATTGGCGGTGCCATTATTTCGCTAATTGTAGCGGCCATTGTAAAAAAGAAAGTTGAAGATTCTTATTAA
- a CDS encoding ABC transporter ATP-binding protein — MNYNLDKKSAQGKKKRPLLTSLKKLVAIISNERRNLTIAFIAISVNAALSLAGSYVIGYTIDNYVQNKDYHGVLLFSGILLTMYVIAFFVNYAQMIMMGGIGQRMLYSLRNSVFNKLQELPLDFFNQNKSGDLISRINNDTQKVNEFFSQSLMRFIGGIITMTGAGILLLVINLPLGLAALSPALFLLIFTKIISPWIRRKNEASLESLGKLSAEIQESLANFKVVVAFNRRDYFRERFMKVNQENYKRSVYAGIANNVLNPVYTFAANVGQLIVLALGIYLIIQGNFSVGLLISFIAYVMNFYNPLRQLAILWANFQQALAAWDRISYLLSLESNLNVVKETETHKSTSLVHFKDVSFSYPNGKEVLHKVNFNLERGKTYAFIGPTGGGKTTTASLIARLYDATKGTLLLDGRDIKSYEANERAAKIGVILQEPILFSGNVRENILYGNEALKAMSNEELEKSLEEAGLGSLLQRFDRGLETPIQMTGDGISLGQKQLIAFMRAILRKPELLILDEATANIDTVTEQQLEAIISNLPESTTKVIIAHRLNTIENADEIFFVNSGEITAAGSFDEALNLLMQGTMES; from the coding sequence ATGAATTATAATCTGGATAAAAAATCGGCACAGGGAAAAAAGAAACGCCCATTACTGACTTCGTTAAAAAAACTGGTGGCCATAATTAGCAACGAACGACGTAATCTCACCATTGCTTTTATCGCCATTTCGGTAAATGCTGCATTAAGTCTGGCAGGCTCTTATGTAATTGGCTACACAATAGACAACTACGTGCAAAATAAAGATTATCATGGAGTACTTCTTTTTTCTGGCATTTTGCTAACCATGTATGTAATTGCATTCTTTGTAAACTACGCCCAAATGATAATGATGGGCGGCATTGGCCAACGCATGTTGTATAGTTTGCGTAATTCGGTATTTAATAAACTACAGGAGCTTCCTTTGGATTTTTTCAACCAGAATAAATCTGGTGATCTGATATCGCGTATTAATAACGATACACAAAAAGTAAACGAATTCTTTTCGCAATCGCTGATGCGTTTTATTGGCGGCATTATTACAATGACCGGCGCAGGAATTTTGCTTTTGGTCATCAACCTGCCCCTGGGTTTGGCTGCGCTCTCTCCTGCCCTTTTCCTGTTGATTTTCACTAAAATTATTTCGCCGTGGATACGCCGTAAAAACGAGGCCAGTTTAGAAAGTCTCGGAAAACTATCGGCAGAAATTCAGGAAAGTCTGGCCAACTTTAAAGTAGTGGTGGCATTTAACCGCCGCGATTATTTTCGTGAGCGTTTTATGAAAGTAAACCAGGAAAACTACAAACGTTCGGTTTATGCCGGAATTGCCAACAATGTGCTTAATCCGGTTTATACTTTTGCTGCTAATGTGGGTCAACTCATTGTTTTGGCGCTTGGTATCTATCTTATTATCCAGGGCAATTTCAGCGTTGGTTTGTTGATTAGTTTTATTGCTTACGTAATGAACTTTTACAATCCTTTGCGCCAGCTGGCCATACTTTGGGCGAACTTTCAGCAAGCACTTGCCGCCTGGGATCGAATCTCGTACCTGCTGTCGCTTGAAAGCAACCTGAATGTTGTAAAAGAAACAGAAACACACAAAAGCACATCGCTGGTACATTTTAAAGATGTTTCATTTAGCTATCCAAACGGCAAAGAGGTATTGCACAAAGTTAACTTCAATCTGGAGCGTGGAAAAACCTATGCTTTTATTGGCCCAACCGGTGGGGGAAAAACAACTACCGCCTCGTTGATTGCACGTTTGTATGATGCCACAAAAGGAACGCTGCTGCTGGACGGCCGCGATATAAAATCATACGAAGCAAACGAAAGAGCTGCAAAAATTGGCGTAATCCTTCAGGAACCAATCCTGTTTTCGGGCAACGTAAGAGAAAATATTTTGTATGGAAATGAGGCTTTGAAGGCCATGAGCAACGAAGAATTAGAAAAATCGCTTGAGGAAGCAGGACTGGGAAGTTTATTGCAACGATTCGACCGCGGTCTGGAAACCCCCATACAAATGACCGGCGATGGAATAAGCCTTGGTCAAAAACAACTTATCGCTTTTATGCGAGCCATTTTACGCAAACCTGAGCTGCTTATTCTTGATGAAGCCACAGCAAATATCGATACCGTTACCGAGCAACAACTGGAAGCGATTATCAGCAATCTGCCCGAATCAACCACTAAAGTTATCATTGCTCACCGTTTAAATACCATCGAAAATGCGGATGAGATCTTTTTTGTAAACTCTGGCGAAATTACAGCGGCAGGATCTTTCGACGAAGCACTTAATTTGTTGATGCAGGGAACCATGGAAAGTTAA
- a CDS encoding ABC transporter ATP-binding protein: MIKTNELSKVFRTDEIETSALNDVNIHVKKGEFVAIMGPSGCGKSTLLNIIGLLDNPSSGKYFFDGQEVGQLKERNRTMLRKGNIGFVFQSFNLIDELTVFENVELPLIYLKMKARERKERVEEVLDRMKIGHRKKHFPQQLSGGQQQRVAIARAVVANPKLILADEPTGNLDSKNGLEVMQLLTELNQEGTTIVMVTHSLRDSEYAHRVINLFDGMVITQEVKKELSEILL, translated from the coding sequence ATGATTAAAACAAACGAGCTCTCAAAAGTTTTTCGGACCGACGAGATTGAAACCAGTGCACTAAACGATGTAAATATTCATGTAAAAAAAGGCGAATTTGTAGCCATAATGGGTCCTTCAGGATGCGGCAAATCCACGCTTCTGAATATTATCGGACTTCTCGATAATCCATCATCAGGAAAATATTTTTTCGATGGACAGGAAGTGGGACAACTAAAAGAACGCAACCGCACCATGCTACGGAAAGGAAACATTGGATTTGTATTTCAGAGTTTTAATCTGATTGATGAATTAACTGTTTTTGAGAATGTTGAGCTTCCGCTGATTTATTTAAAAATGAAAGCACGCGAACGAAAAGAGCGTGTTGAGGAAGTGCTGGACAGAATGAAAATCGGTCACCGAAAAAAGCATTTCCCACAGCAACTTTCGGGAGGACAGCAACAACGTGTTGCCATTGCACGCGCTGTTGTAGCCAATCCAAAACTTATACTGGCCGATGAGCCAACCGGAAACCTCGATTCAAAAAACGGGCTGGAAGTAATGCAATTACTTACCGAGCTTAACCAGGAAGGCACAACCATTGTAATGGTTACGCACTCACTTCGCGATTCGGAATATGCACATCGCGTTATCAACCTTTTCGACGGAATGGTTATTACCCAGGAAGTAAAAAAAGAGTTAAGCGAGATTTTACTTTAA
- a CDS encoding V-type ATPase 116kDa subunit family protein yields MIVPMLKYTFLVYHREYEDFLIELCRLGVVHIAERNVEVSDKIKKKYTKLSAYKKAINFLEKREVKTPHKTKDSSAQEPICDVARKQKELEELEVQLESLNKMALKAQPWGNYSPELIEQLKNEGINLLFFSTAKKKYKEIEEAGHPVVVISETGNQVVFVFIQQNEQNVNIEAELIELPPVPYSVLENQIHEAAEKIKAINETLDSYANNSIYVLEAEKTKLIRSLKFDNVLRNTEKEAEEKLMILEGWVPQSKTPALNRFLQDSDAVYFSRKAKPDDKIPVLLKNNRYSKLFEPIGSMFSLPDYAELDLTVFFAPFFMLFFGFCLGDAGYGLLFLIGGGLYKLIAKPQFKPYLSLIQFLGAATILFGAISGTFFGINLIETNFALTNKIRHLFLNPDKMFNLALILGALQIIFGLFLKAANQTKQFGFSYALSTYGWLVILIGSICYVVLSRAEFIPKNTTILYLIIALGGFFVLFFSDPGVNVFARVGKGIWDLYSTITGIFGDLLSYIRLFALGLSSAILGFVINDIGLQILGSSKILGPVFFVVFLLLGHTLNILISSLGSFVHPMRLTFVEFYKNAGFKGGGEEYNPFGMNDKCNNKL; encoded by the coding sequence TAAAAAGGCCATTAACTTTTTGGAGAAAAGGGAAGTTAAAACACCGCACAAAACAAAAGATAGTTCTGCACAGGAACCTATTTGTGATGTTGCAAGAAAACAAAAAGAACTGGAAGAACTGGAAGTTCAGCTGGAATCGTTGAATAAAATGGCACTAAAAGCACAACCCTGGGGTAATTATTCTCCGGAATTGATTGAGCAGCTAAAAAACGAGGGAATTAATTTGCTTTTTTTTAGCACCGCCAAAAAGAAATATAAAGAAATAGAAGAGGCTGGTCATCCGGTTGTTGTCATTTCAGAAACAGGGAACCAGGTTGTCTTTGTATTCATTCAACAAAACGAACAAAACGTTAACATTGAAGCCGAACTGATTGAACTACCGCCTGTTCCCTATTCTGTGCTTGAGAACCAAATACATGAAGCCGCAGAAAAAATTAAAGCGATTAACGAAACTCTTGACAGCTACGCCAACAACTCCATTTATGTGCTTGAAGCAGAAAAAACAAAATTGATTCGATCGTTGAAATTTGACAATGTACTGCGAAATACAGAAAAAGAGGCCGAAGAAAAATTAATGATTCTTGAAGGCTGGGTTCCGCAAAGTAAAACACCAGCACTGAACCGGTTTTTACAAGACAGCGATGCCGTTTATTTTTCTCGCAAAGCAAAACCCGATGATAAAATTCCGGTGTTGTTAAAAAACAACCGTTATAGTAAACTCTTCGAACCCATTGGCTCTATGTTTTCGTTACCCGATTACGCAGAACTTGATTTAACCGTATTTTTCGCGCCGTTTTTTATGCTGTTCTTTGGCTTTTGCCTTGGCGATGCCGGTTATGGATTGCTCTTTTTAATAGGCGGCGGTTTGTATAAATTAATAGCCAAACCGCAATTTAAGCCCTATTTAAGCCTCATTCAATTTTTAGGCGCGGCAACAATTCTGTTCGGCGCTATTTCCGGAACATTCTTCGGCATCAATCTTATAGAGACCAATTTTGCCCTCACCAACAAGATTCGGCACCTTTTCCTAAACCCGGACAAAATGTTTAACCTTGCACTTATTTTAGGCGCCTTACAAATCATTTTCGGACTATTTCTTAAAGCTGCCAATCAAACCAAACAATTTGGTTTCAGTTATGCATTGTCAACTTATGGCTGGCTTGTTATTCTTATTGGCAGTATTTGCTACGTAGTACTTTCAAGAGCTGAATTTATTCCCAAAAACACAACAATTTTATATCTCATAATTGCTTTGGGAGGATTCTTTGTATTGTTCTTCAGCGATCCTGGGGTTAATGTTTTTGCCCGCGTCGGCAAAGGTATTTGGGATTTATACTCAACAATAACAGGCATTTTTGGCGATTTACTATCATACATTCGGTTGTTTGCATTGGGCTTATCGAGTGCCATCCTTGGTTTTGTTATCAACGATATTGGCTTGCAAATTCTTGGATCATCAAAAATACTAGGTCCCGTATTTTTTGTCGTGTTCCTTCTGCTGGGGCACACCTTAAATATTCTTATTTCATCGTTGGGCTCGTTTGTGCACCCCATGCGTTTAACCTTTGTTGAATTTTACAAAAATGCAGGTTTTAAGGGCGGCGGCGAAGAATATAATCCGTTTGGAATGAATGATAAATGCAACAATAAACTTTAA
- a CDS encoding ABC transporter ATP-binding protein — protein sequence MGRFAPHFFSMRKTPNKKTDEKQRGGLFRVLGPYKLLVATLTVMALAGSGINLFIPRIIARGIDSFTADEFNATAVVTEFMIAAFGIFLFTFLQGVVQTLAAEKVAKDLRNKLADKISQQSYSFVLKANPSKLLTNLTSDMDSVKMFVSQAFVSIVSSLFVIFGVAVLLISINWKLALAVLTIVPILSVAFYIVFKKVKVLFKKSREIIDALNRVINESILGSALIRVLNSQQPEILKFIEKNVESRDLGLAIVRLFSILVPIVTFVANFAIVIILALGGHYVVLGSLTLGNFAAFNSYVMMLIFPIMMIGFMSNIIASATASNNRIQQVLDSKLPVDRGTVTTAIDGNIRLKNVNLSYDKKPVLKDISFEIKAGSKTAIIGPTAAGKSQLLYLLTNLIPPDSGEITIDNIQAKDYTSEVLNRQVGFVFQDNVIFNLSLKENVAFNDNVSEEDMNKAIATAELSEFTNSLPQKLDTIASERGTSLSGGQKQRIMLARALALNPKVLLLDDFTSRVDRKTEDKILGNIQKNYPDLTLVSVTQKIAPVKDFDQIILLMEGEIVATGKHNNLKEHSPEYIQIYNSQKSTNHYEL from the coding sequence TTGGGTAGATTTGCTCCACATTTTTTCAGCATGCGCAAAACGCCAAATAAAAAGACAGACGAAAAACAACGGGGAGGTTTATTTCGGGTGCTTGGTCCCTATAAACTGCTTGTGGCAACTTTAACAGTAATGGCTTTGGCCGGAAGTGGAATTAACCTTTTTATTCCGCGCATTATTGCCCGGGGTATCGATTCATTTACTGCCGACGAATTTAATGCAACAGCAGTTGTTACCGAATTTATGATTGCGGCATTTGGTATTTTTCTTTTTACATTTTTACAGGGAGTGGTACAAACACTTGCCGCTGAAAAAGTAGCCAAGGATTTACGCAATAAACTGGCCGACAAAATTTCGCAACAAAGCTATTCTTTTGTTTTAAAGGCCAATCCTTCGAAATTACTGACAAACTTAACCTCGGATATGGATTCGGTAAAAATGTTTGTATCACAGGCTTTCGTCTCCATCGTTTCATCGTTGTTTGTAATTTTCGGAGTCGCAGTTTTACTTATTTCCATTAACTGGAAACTGGCACTTGCGGTACTCACCATAGTTCCCATTTTATCGGTGGCATTTTACATCGTTTTCAAAAAAGTAAAAGTGCTGTTTAAGAAGAGCCGCGAAATAATCGATGCCCTCAACCGTGTTATTAACGAAAGTATTTTGGGATCGGCACTCATTCGTGTTTTAAATTCGCAGCAACCAGAAATTCTGAAGTTTATAGAGAAAAACGTGGAATCGCGTGATTTAGGACTGGCAATCGTACGTTTATTCTCTATTTTGGTACCAATAGTAACTTTTGTAGCCAATTTTGCCATTGTAATTATTTTAGCACTGGGCGGACATTATGTGGTTTTGGGATCGCTAACGTTGGGTAATTTTGCCGCTTTTAACAGCTACGTAATGATGCTGATTTTTCCGATTATGATGATCGGTTTTATGAGCAACATTATTGCCTCGGCAACTGCTTCAAACAACAGAATACAGCAAGTTCTTGATTCAAAATTACCGGTTGACCGCGGAACCGTAACAACAGCAATTGATGGAAATATCAGGTTAAAAAATGTAAATCTCAGCTACGATAAAAAACCGGTGCTAAAGGACATTTCATTTGAAATTAAAGCCGGAAGTAAAACAGCCATAATCGGACCAACAGCTGCAGGAAAAAGCCAGTTGCTTTATTTGCTAACCAACCTGATTCCGCCTGATTCGGGTGAAATTACTATCGACAACATACAAGCAAAAGATTATACCAGCGAGGTTTTAAACCGGCAGGTTGGCTTTGTTTTTCAGGATAACGTAATTTTTAACCTGAGCCTGAAAGAAAACGTGGCTTTTAACGACAATGTTTCGGAGGAAGACATGAACAAAGCAATTGCAACTGCCGAACTGTCGGAATTTACAAATAGCCTTCCTCAAAAACTCGACACCATTGCTTCCGAGCGTGGAACCAGTTTATCGGGAGGACAAAAACAGCGCATCATGCTGGCCCGCGCGCTGGCTCTGAATCCAAAAGTATTGCTACTCGACGACTTTACTTCGCGCGTTGACCGCAAAACCGAGGACAAAATCTTGGGCAATATTCAGAAAAACTATCCCGATCTGACCTTGGTTTCGGTTACACAAAAAATTGCGCCGGTAAAAGATTTTGACCAGATAATTCTACTAATGGAAGGTGAAATTGTTGCAACAGGAAAACACAATAACCTGAAAGAACATTCGCCGGAATACATTCAGATTTACAATTCACAAAAAAGCACCAATCATTATGAATTATAA